A single window of Streptomyces cathayae DNA harbors:
- a CDS encoding FAD-binding oxidoreductase, whose translation MIMSRIEARRDEDTVPADILVDRLLGGLPPEAVLTDPDITASYANDMASFCPAGSPAVVVLPRTVEQVQHVMRTATALRVPVVPQGARTGLSGAANATDGCIVLSLTRMDAILEINPVDRIAVVEPGVVNAALSRAVGEHGLFYPPDPSSWETCTIGGNIGTASGGLCCVKYGVTAEYVLGLDVVLADGRLMSTGRRTAKGVAGYDLTRLFVGSEGSLGIVVRAVLALRPEPPEQLVLAAEFASGAAACDAVCRIMAGGHVPSLLELMDRTTVKAVNDMTHMGLPESTEALLLAAFDTTDPAADLAALGALCEAAGATQVVPADDTAESELLLKARRLSLVALEAVKGTTMIDDVCVPRSRLGELIDGVERISEKYRLTIGVVAHAGDGNTHPTVCFDAQDPEESRRARESFDEIMALGLELGGTITGEHGVGVLKKEWLAREIGPVGLEMQRAVKRTFDPLNLLNPGKLF comes from the coding sequence GTGATCATGAGCCGTATCGAAGCGCGACGCGATGAAGACACGGTGCCGGCCGACATCCTCGTCGACCGCCTGCTCGGCGGCCTGCCCCCCGAAGCGGTGCTCACCGACCCCGACATCACGGCCTCCTACGCCAACGACATGGCGAGCTTCTGCCCGGCCGGCAGCCCGGCGGTGGTCGTCCTGCCCCGTACGGTCGAACAGGTCCAGCACGTCATGCGCACCGCCACCGCACTGCGCGTCCCGGTCGTCCCGCAGGGCGCCCGCACCGGCCTGTCCGGCGCCGCCAACGCGACCGACGGATGCATCGTGCTCTCCCTGACCAGGATGGACGCCATCCTGGAGATCAACCCCGTCGACCGGATCGCCGTCGTCGAACCCGGCGTCGTCAACGCCGCCCTCTCCCGGGCCGTCGGCGAGCACGGCCTCTTCTATCCACCCGACCCCTCCAGCTGGGAGACGTGCACCATCGGCGGCAACATCGGCACCGCCTCCGGCGGGCTGTGCTGCGTGAAGTACGGGGTCACCGCCGAGTACGTACTCGGCCTCGACGTGGTCCTCGCCGACGGCCGCCTGATGTCCACCGGCCGCCGCACCGCCAAGGGCGTCGCCGGATACGACCTGACCCGCCTGTTCGTCGGTTCCGAGGGTTCCCTCGGCATCGTCGTGCGCGCGGTCCTCGCCCTGCGGCCCGAACCGCCCGAGCAGCTCGTCCTGGCCGCCGAGTTCGCCTCCGGCGCCGCCGCCTGCGACGCGGTGTGCCGCATCATGGCCGGCGGGCACGTCCCCTCGCTCCTCGAACTCATGGACCGCACCACGGTCAAGGCCGTCAACGACATGACCCACATGGGCCTCCCCGAGAGCACCGAGGCCCTGCTGCTCGCGGCGTTCGACACCACCGACCCCGCCGCCGACCTCGCCGCCCTCGGCGCGCTCTGCGAGGCCGCCGGAGCCACCCAGGTCGTACCGGCCGACGACACCGCCGAGTCCGAACTGCTGCTCAAGGCCCGGCGGCTGTCCCTGGTCGCGCTGGAAGCGGTCAAGGGCACCACGATGATCGACGACGTGTGCGTGCCCCGCTCCCGGCTCGGCGAACTCATCGACGGCGTCGAACGGATCTCCGAGAAGTACCGGCTCACCATCGGCGTCGTCGCCCACGCGGGGGACGGCAACACCCACCCGACGGTCTGCTTCGACGCCCAGGACCCCGAGGAGTCGCGCCGCGCCCGCGAGTCCTTCGACGAGATCATGGCCCTCGGCCTGGAACTCGGCGGCACCATCACCGGCGAGCACGGCGTCGGTGTCCTGAAGAAGGAGTGGCTGGCGCGCGAGATCGGCCCGGTGGGCCTGGAGATGCAGCGGGCCGTCAAACGGACCTTCGACCCGCTGAACCTCCTGAACCCGGGCAAGCTCTTCTGA
- a CDS encoding RDD family protein, with protein MSAPTPAPGDDTPREGYYPDPSIPGYVRYWNGAAWVPGTSRPAPEGGGAPLAPAASAGTAPAPSAEETGPHFFDEDPADEPSPFSSPFPSSSPSSPPSPSPSPAESQHGSRPEPASAWGADRSRQSGFGGDQDRRVSWGADPRVPHAPGPDAGGTPPDDEFVFHPPAAQSPTAPAASFGPAPSSGGAPAEEGTMTFRAAGPRKGPSGGPGFGAGKAAAARAARAVSAQAANGSPAAATPAAAPQAVPPQAVPPQAAAPTPAPAPAPTPAPAPGPLSSGPGGGQSSWAQQVNRRTDGEERPPAPWKPPVEDVFQAAARRQASARPAGLGKRLVARLLDTVLLGGITAVAAVPLGIAAADHIKAKIDAAKLSGETVTVWLLDGTTSVHLGIVLAVLLVGGVLYEVLPTVTWGRTLGKKLMGLEVRDIEGHEAPEWGAALRRWLVYSIPGLLVIGVVGVLWCLFDKPWRQCWHDKAAHTFVAG; from the coding sequence ATGAGCGCCCCCACCCCGGCCCCCGGCGACGACACGCCGCGCGAAGGCTACTACCCGGACCCGTCCATTCCCGGGTACGTCCGGTACTGGAACGGTGCCGCCTGGGTGCCGGGCACGAGCCGTCCGGCACCGGAGGGCGGCGGCGCGCCCCTCGCGCCGGCGGCGTCCGCCGGTACCGCTCCGGCGCCCTCCGCCGAGGAGACCGGCCCGCACTTCTTCGACGAGGACCCGGCCGACGAACCGTCCCCGTTCTCCTCCCCGTTCCCTTCTTCATCCCCTTCTTCGCCGCCTTCTCCGTCGCCCTCCCCGGCCGAATCCCAGCACGGCAGCCGGCCCGAGCCCGCCTCCGCCTGGGGCGCCGACCGCTCCCGCCAGTCGGGCTTCGGCGGCGACCAGGACCGCCGGGTCTCCTGGGGCGCGGACCCGAGAGTGCCGCACGCCCCCGGTCCGGACGCCGGCGGGACGCCCCCGGACGACGAGTTCGTGTTCCACCCGCCGGCGGCGCAGTCGCCCACCGCGCCCGCCGCCTCTTTTGGGCCCGCCCCGTCCTCCGGCGGTGCCCCGGCGGAGGAGGGCACCATGACCTTCCGTGCCGCCGGCCCGCGCAAGGGTCCGTCCGGGGGGCCCGGTTTCGGGGCCGGCAAGGCCGCCGCCGCGCGTGCCGCCCGCGCCGTCTCCGCCCAGGCGGCGAACGGGAGTCCGGCCGCCGCCACCCCGGCTGCCGCTCCGCAGGCCGTTCCTCCGCAAGCCGTCCCTCCGCAGGCCGCCGCTCCGACTCCCGCCCCCGCCCCCGCCCCGACCCCGGCACCGGCACCGGGGCCGCTGTCGAGCGGCCCCGGTGGGGGGCAGTCCTCCTGGGCGCAGCAGGTGAACCGGCGCACGGACGGGGAGGAGCGGCCCCCCGCGCCGTGGAAGCCACCGGTCGAGGACGTGTTCCAGGCTGCCGCCAGACGCCAGGCCTCGGCCCGGCCCGCGGGACTCGGCAAGCGGCTGGTCGCGCGTCTGCTGGACACGGTCCTGCTCGGCGGGATCACCGCGGTGGCCGCCGTGCCGCTCGGCATCGCGGCGGCGGACCACATCAAAGCGAAGATCGACGCGGCCAAACTGTCCGGCGAGACCGTCACGGTGTGGCTGCTCGACGGCACCACGTCGGTCCACCTCGGCATCGTCCTCGCCGTCCTCCTGGTCGGCGGTGTCCTCTACGAGGTGCTGCCCACCGTCACATGGGGCCGCACCCTGGGCAAGAAGCTGATGGGGCTCGAGGTACGGGACATCGAGGGACACGAGGCGCCGGAGTGGGGCGCGGCCCTGCGCCGTTGGCTGGTCTACAGCATCCCCGGTCTGCTCGTCATCGGTGTGGTGGGCGTCCTGTGGTGTCTGTTCGACAAGCCGTGGCGGCAGTGCTGGCACGACAAGGCCGCACACACGTTCGTCGCGGGCTAG
- a CDS encoding RDD family protein — translation MSTEPPPGSGQQPPDDDPFKKQPPPGSQPPPPHQGAGGGSQAGGGDPYGSGGGDPYGGGGGGPYGGGGPYGPGPGGPYGSGPGDPLAGMPPLADSGRRTLARIIDMILVGIVLWLLTWPFGVSEYNVNGDQINAGKSFAQSLIAAVLYIGYDTFMTARTGQTLGKKWLKLRVADLSDGATPSTQTSLTRAAVLWLPFAFCCACVWTVIAGGWSFFDRPYKQGLHDKAAKTVVVSTR, via the coding sequence ATGAGCACCGAACCGCCCCCCGGCTCCGGTCAGCAGCCGCCGGACGACGACCCGTTCAAGAAGCAGCCCCCACCCGGCAGCCAGCCCCCGCCGCCGCACCAGGGCGCGGGCGGCGGTTCGCAGGCGGGTGGCGGTGACCCGTACGGCAGTGGTGGCGGTGACCCGTACGGCGGTGGTGGCGGAGGTCCGTACGGTGGGGGCGGCCCCTACGGGCCTGGCCCCGGCGGCCCTTACGGGTCCGGTCCCGGCGACCCCCTCGCGGGGATGCCGCCGCTCGCCGACAGCGGCAGGCGCACCCTCGCCCGCATCATCGACATGATCCTCGTGGGCATCGTCCTCTGGCTGCTCACCTGGCCCTTCGGGGTGAGCGAGTACAACGTGAACGGCGACCAGATCAACGCGGGGAAGTCCTTCGCCCAGTCCCTCATCGCCGCGGTCCTCTACATCGGCTACGACACGTTCATGACGGCCCGCACGGGGCAGACCCTCGGCAAGAAGTGGCTGAAACTGAGGGTGGCCGACCTGTCCGACGGCGCGACCCCGTCCACGCAGACGTCACTGACCCGTGCCGCCGTGCTCTGGCTGCCGTTCGCGTTCTGCTGCGCCTGCGTCTGGACCGTGATCGCGGGTGGCTGGAGCTTCTTCGACCGGCCCTACAAGCAGGGCCTGCACGACAAGGCGGCCAAGACGGTCGTGGTGAGCACACGATGA
- a CDS encoding immune inhibitor A domain-containing protein, translated as MTSRPWTFRAAATGVALAAVTATCSAFTVAQADTADRADRPATVDRQDPAEHQHVEHDLAGPLSKTRTAQREEALNQVISGQASVKNRDGSKVVELKGKGKKGTGKYVELGREKTDKIFTILVEFGDEIDSRYGGTRGPLHNEIAEPDRRVDNSTAWQADYDQKHFEDMYFGTGKGVESLKTYYEKQSSGRYSVEGEVSDWVKVPYNEARYGSNQCVPDNCAWYVVQDGVNAWVDDQKAAGRTGAEISADLAEYDQWDRYDHDGDGDFNEPDGYIDHFQIVHAGEDESAGGGAQGEDAIWAHRWYAFGTDAGATGPEQNKLGGTQIGDTGIWVGDYTIQPENGGLGVFAHEYGHDLGLPDHYDTAGGENSTGFWTLMSSGSWLGTGKNEIGDLPGDMTAWDKLQLGWLDYDTAKAATKSKHKLGPAEYNTRDKQALVVALPEKAVTTEVVVPAEGETQWWSGSGDDLRNTLTRSVDLTGKASAELTLDGWYEIESDYDFLYAEVSTDDGANWTALDGTVDGRPIPRDGSDKPALHGTVDGYQPLAYPLDAYAGQRIDLRFRYQTDGGLAMKGFAADRISVTADGTALFTDDAETADAAWTAKGFSRIGASFTKDYAQYYIAENRQYVSYDKTLKVGPYNFGFANSRPDWVEHFPYQNGLLIWKWDTSQADNNTSRHPGRGLILPVDSHPTALKWSDGTLMRNRIQTYDAPFSTFRTDGITLHKNGVATKIRSSKGVPVFNDRTNTYYDGTNPTGGVQITDTNTKIKIVKESGNGSTIHLEVGRATK; from the coding sequence GTGACCAGTAGACCCTGGACGTTCAGAGCAGCCGCGACGGGCGTGGCGCTCGCGGCGGTCACCGCCACCTGCTCTGCGTTCACCGTGGCCCAGGCCGACACGGCCGACCGGGCCGACCGGCCCGCCACCGTGGACCGACAGGACCCGGCGGAGCACCAGCACGTGGAGCACGACCTCGCGGGGCCGCTCTCCAAGACAAGGACGGCACAGCGCGAAGAGGCCCTGAACCAGGTCATATCAGGCCAGGCGTCGGTCAAGAACCGGGACGGTTCGAAGGTCGTCGAACTCAAGGGCAAGGGCAAGAAGGGCACCGGCAAGTACGTCGAGCTCGGCCGCGAGAAGACCGACAAGATCTTCACGATCCTGGTCGAGTTCGGCGACGAGATCGACAGCCGCTACGGCGGCACCCGCGGCCCGCTGCACAACGAGATAGCCGAGCCGGACCGCAGGGTGGACAACTCCACCGCGTGGCAGGCGGACTACGACCAGAAGCACTTCGAGGACATGTACTTCGGCACCGGCAAGGGTGTCGAGTCGCTCAAGACGTACTACGAGAAGCAGTCCTCGGGCCGCTACTCGGTCGAGGGCGAGGTCTCCGACTGGGTCAAGGTCCCCTACAACGAGGCCCGTTACGGCTCCAACCAGTGCGTTCCCGACAACTGCGCCTGGTACGTGGTGCAGGACGGCGTCAACGCCTGGGTCGACGACCAGAAGGCGGCCGGCCGGACCGGCGCCGAGATCAGCGCCGATCTCGCCGAGTACGACCAGTGGGACCGCTACGACCACGACGGCGACGGCGACTTCAACGAGCCCGACGGCTACATCGACCACTTCCAGATCGTGCACGCCGGTGAGGACGAGTCCGCCGGCGGCGGTGCCCAGGGCGAGGACGCGATCTGGGCCCACCGCTGGTACGCCTTCGGCACCGACGCCGGCGCCACCGGACCCGAGCAGAACAAGCTCGGCGGCACCCAGATCGGCGACACCGGCATCTGGGTCGGCGACTACACCATCCAGCCGGAGAACGGCGGACTCGGCGTCTTCGCCCACGAGTACGGTCACGACCTCGGTCTGCCGGACCACTACGACACCGCGGGCGGTGAGAACTCCACCGGCTTCTGGACCCTGATGTCCTCCGGCTCCTGGCTCGGCACCGGCAAGAACGAGATCGGTGACCTGCCCGGCGACATGACCGCCTGGGACAAGCTCCAGCTGGGCTGGCTGGACTACGACACGGCCAAGGCCGCGACGAAGTCGAAGCACAAGCTGGGCCCCGCCGAGTACAACACCCGTGACAAGCAGGCTCTCGTGGTCGCGCTGCCCGAGAAGGCGGTCACCACCGAGGTGGTCGTCCCGGCCGAGGGCGAGACCCAGTGGTGGAGCGGCAGCGGTGACGACCTGAGGAACACCCTGACCCGTTCGGTGGACCTCACCGGCAAGGCGTCGGCCGAGCTGACCCTCGACGGCTGGTACGAGATCGAGTCCGACTACGACTTCCTCTACGCCGAGGTCTCGACCGACGACGGCGCCAACTGGACCGCCCTGGACGGCACGGTGGACGGCCGGCCGATCCCACGCGACGGCAGCGACAAGCCGGCCCTGCACGGCACGGTCGACGGCTACCAGCCGCTGGCGTACCCGCTGGACGCCTACGCCGGTCAGCGGATCGACCTGCGCTTCCGCTACCAGACCGACGGCGGCCTGGCGATGAAGGGCTTCGCGGCCGACCGGATCTCGGTGACGGCGGACGGCACCGCCCTGTTCACGGACGACGCGGAGACCGCGGACGCCGCCTGGACGGCGAAGGGCTTCTCCCGCATCGGAGCGTCCTTCACCAAGGACTACGCGCAGTACTACATCGCCGAGAACCGCCAGTACGTGTCGTACGACAAGACGTTGAAGGTCGGCCCGTACAACTTCGGCTTCGCGAACAGCCGTCCGGACTGGGTGGAGCACTTCCCGTACCAGAACGGCCTGTTGATCTGGAAGTGGGACACCTCCCAGGCCGACAACAACACCAGCCGCCACCCGGGCAGGGGCCTGATCCTGCCGGTCGACTCGCACCCGACCGCGCTGAAGTGGTCCGACGGCACGCTGATGCGCAACCGTATCCAGACGTACGACGCGCCGTTCAGCACGTTCCGCACGGACGGCATCACGCTGCACAAGAACGGCGTCGCGACCAAGATCCGCTCCTCGAAGGGGGTGCCGGTCTTCAACGACCGGACGAACACCTACTACGACGGGACGAACCCGACCGGTGGTGTCCAGATCACTGACACCAACACCAAGATCAAGATCGTCAAGGAGTCCGGAAACGGCTCGACGATCCACCTCGAAGTGGGCCGCGCGACGAAGTAA
- a CDS encoding nicotinamidase: MRRALIVVDVQNDFCEGGSLAVTGGADVAAAITELIAQTPAPAGYRHVVATRDHHIAPGGHFADNPDYVSSWPAHCVAGTEGAGFHPNFAPAVSSGAVDAVFDKGAYSAAYSGFEGTDENGVTLADWLRERQIDEVDVVGIATDHCVRATALDATREGFRAQVLLDLTAGVAAQTTERALEELRGAGVELSGKPVVQ, translated from the coding sequence ATGCGCCGCGCCTTGATCGTCGTTGACGTGCAGAACGACTTCTGCGAGGGGGGCAGCCTCGCCGTCACCGGTGGTGCCGACGTGGCCGCCGCCATCACCGAGCTGATCGCTCAGACCCCGGCCCCGGCCGGCTACCGGCACGTGGTGGCCACCCGCGACCACCACATCGCCCCCGGCGGCCACTTCGCCGACAACCCCGACTACGTCAGCTCCTGGCCCGCGCACTGCGTCGCCGGGACGGAGGGCGCCGGCTTCCACCCGAACTTCGCCCCCGCGGTCAGCTCCGGCGCGGTCGACGCCGTCTTCGACAAGGGGGCGTACTCGGCGGCGTACAGCGGCTTCGAGGGGACCGACGAGAACGGTGTGACGCTGGCCGACTGGCTGCGGGAGCGGCAGATCGACGAGGTGGACGTGGTGGGCATCGCCACCGACCACTGCGTGCGCGCCACCGCGCTGGACGCCACCCGCGAGGGCTTCCGCGCCCAGGTCCTGCTCGACCTCACCGCCGGGGTGGCCGCACAGACCACCGAGCGGGCGCTCGAGGAGCTGCGCGGAGCGGGCGTGGAGCTCTCGGGGAAGCCCGTCGTGCAGTAG
- a CDS encoding nicotinate phosphoribosyltransferase has product MNTADLGLPVAVPSTALFTDHYELTMLQAALNGGTADRRSVFEVFTRRLPDGRRYGVVAGTGRVLDAVENFRFDGAVLDFLREKNVVDGRTLDWLADYRFSGDIWGYPEGEVYFPGSPIMRVEGSFAECVLLETVILSILNHDSAIAAAASRMSSAAGDRPLIEMGARRTHELAAVAAARAAYLGGFTSTSDLAAGFRYNIPTVGTSAHAFTLVHDSERDAFRAQVDSLGGGTTLLVDTYDVAEAVRAAVEVAGPELGAVRIDSGDLLLVAHRVRQQLDELGATGTRILVTSDLDEYAIASLAAAPVDAYGVGTQLVTGSGHPTASMVYKLVARAESTDPKAPLVPVAKRSTGGKTSVGGRKWAARRLDGDGVAEAEVVGTGQVPDALADRQLLVELVKGGEVTATAREPLDVLRERHRAARAELPLSATQLSRGEPVIPTEYACEGSGS; this is encoded by the coding sequence ATGAACACAGCGGACCTTGGGTTGCCGGTGGCTGTTCCGTCCACGGCGCTCTTCACCGACCACTATGAGCTGACGATGCTGCAGGCCGCCCTGAACGGTGGCACCGCCGACCGGCGCAGCGTGTTCGAGGTCTTCACCCGGCGCCTGCCGGACGGCCGCCGCTACGGCGTGGTGGCCGGCACCGGGCGGGTCCTGGACGCGGTGGAGAACTTCCGTTTCGACGGGGCCGTCCTCGACTTCCTGCGCGAGAAGAACGTCGTCGACGGGCGGACCCTCGACTGGCTGGCCGACTACCGCTTCTCCGGCGACATCTGGGGCTACCCGGAGGGTGAGGTGTACTTCCCGGGCTCGCCGATCATGCGGGTGGAAGGCAGTTTCGCGGAGTGCGTGCTGCTGGAGACCGTGATCCTGTCGATCCTCAACCACGACTCGGCGATCGCCGCGGCGGCCTCCCGGATGTCCTCCGCCGCCGGGGACCGGCCGCTGATCGAGATGGGCGCCCGGCGCACCCACGAGCTGGCCGCGGTGGCCGCCGCCCGGGCCGCGTACCTCGGCGGCTTCACCTCCACCTCGGACCTGGCGGCCGGCTTCCGCTACAACATCCCGACCGTGGGCACCTCCGCGCACGCCTTCACCCTGGTGCACGACAGCGAGCGGGACGCCTTCCGGGCGCAGGTCGACTCCCTCGGCGGCGGTACGACACTGCTGGTGGACACCTACGACGTGGCCGAGGCGGTCCGCGCGGCCGTCGAGGTCGCCGGGCCGGAGCTGGGCGCCGTACGGATCGACTCCGGTGACCTGCTGCTGGTGGCGCACCGGGTGCGGCAGCAGCTGGACGAGCTGGGCGCCACCGGGACGAGGATCCTGGTGACCTCCGACCTGGACGAGTACGCCATCGCCTCCCTGGCCGCCGCGCCGGTGGACGCGTACGGCGTCGGCACCCAGCTGGTGACCGGCTCCGGGCACCCGACGGCCTCCATGGTCTACAAGCTGGTCGCCCGCGCCGAGTCCACCGACCCGAAGGCACCGCTGGTGCCGGTGGCGAAGAGGTCCACCGGTGGCAAGACCTCCGTCGGCGGCCGCAAGTGGGCCGCGCGGCGGCTGGACGGGGACGGTGTCGCCGAGGCCGAGGTGGTCGGCACCGGGCAGGTGCCCGACGCGCTGGCCGACCGGCAGCTGCTGGTGGAACTGGTCAAGGGCGGCGAGGTGACCGCGACCGCGCGCGAGCCGCTGGACGTGCTCCGCGAGCGGCACCGGGCGGCCCGCGCCGAGCTGCCGCTCTCCGCGACCCAGCTCTCCCGGGGAGAACCCGTCATTCCGACGGAGTACGCGTGCGAGGGCTCGGGTAGCTAG
- the clpS gene encoding ATP-dependent Clp protease adapter ClpS, producing the protein MGTVTSPAPLEIERTESAEEAFAVPEPDVPWITIVHNDPVNLMSYVTYVFQTYFGYSKDKATKLMLDVHHKGRAVVSSGTREEMERDVQAMHGYGLWATLQQDRK; encoded by the coding sequence ATGGGCACTGTGACGTCACCCGCACCCCTGGAGATCGAACGCACCGAGTCGGCGGAAGAGGCCTTCGCCGTACCCGAGCCCGACGTCCCCTGGATCACCATCGTCCACAACGACCCGGTCAACCTCATGAGCTATGTGACGTACGTCTTCCAGACGTACTTCGGCTACTCCAAGGACAAGGCCACCAAGCTCATGCTCGACGTCCACCACAAGGGTCGGGCGGTCGTCTCCAGCGGCACGCGCGAGGAAATGGAACGCGACGTCCAGGCCATGCACGGCTACGGCCTGTGGGCCACCCTCCAGCAGGACCGGAAGTGA
- a CDS encoding DUF2017 domain-containing protein — protein MSGQFEPLPDGGAAVALDDVEISIIRSLAVQLMELLGPGPAEDAPDDPLAGLFTEGPSEPPTDPVLRRLFPDAYGDPEEPDSLKDTEEQRAHSAEFRRFTENDLRAGKRDNALAVIRSLDALTAAGEGGAVLKLSAGESRQWLGALNDLRLAIGSRLEIDDEGDTDLLFRLPDEDPRKPMVMAYLWLGGLQETLVETLMP, from the coding sequence ATGTCAGGACAATTCGAACCGCTCCCCGACGGCGGCGCGGCCGTCGCCCTCGACGACGTCGAGATCTCCATCATCCGCTCCCTGGCCGTGCAGCTCATGGAGCTCCTCGGCCCCGGCCCGGCCGAGGACGCCCCCGACGACCCGCTCGCCGGACTCTTCACCGAGGGCCCGAGCGAGCCGCCCACCGACCCGGTGCTGCGCCGGCTCTTCCCGGACGCCTACGGCGACCCCGAGGAGCCCGACTCCCTCAAGGACACCGAGGAACAGCGGGCGCACTCCGCGGAGTTCCGCCGCTTCACCGAGAACGACCTGCGGGCCGGCAAACGCGACAACGCCCTCGCGGTGATCCGCTCCCTGGACGCCCTCACCGCGGCCGGTGAGGGCGGGGCGGTGCTGAAGCTCTCGGCCGGGGAGTCCCGGCAGTGGCTCGGCGCGCTGAACGACCTGCGCCTGGCGATCGGCTCCCGGCTGGAGATCGACGACGAGGGCGACACCGACCTCCTTTTCCGCCTCCCGGACGAGGACCCGCGCAAGCCCATGGTGATGGCGTACCTGTGGCTCGGCGGCCTCCAGGAGACCCTCGTCGAGACCCTCATGCCGTAG
- a CDS encoding amino acid permease, whose translation MASPQVDTESVSGEGYERGLNSRQVQMIAIGGAIGVGLFLGAGANIAKAGPSLIVMYGLAGVIIFFIMRALGELLLYRPVSGSFAEYSREFLGPFFGYFTGWTYWLMWIVTGMAELTAAAIYVNYWFPQIPQWVTALVFLLVLFGANLISVKMFGEIEFWFSMVKVTAIIGMIVIGLGVLTFGFSAAGDTAAVSNLWAFDGFFPKGIGSSLMTLQGVMFAYLAVEIVGVTAGESKNPEKTLPKAINTLPWRIALFYVGALTVILCVVKWTEFGPGVSPFVAAFAQIGIPAGAGIVNFVVLTAALSSCNSGMYSTGRMLRSLADNGEAPRTFKRLSSSRTPALGIATSVVFMGIGVVLNYVVPEKAFGYVTSIATAAGIWTWLMILISHILYRRQVVAGRLPASSFPAPGGSVCSYIAIVFLLFVTALIAIDAEARICLYVMAGWAIVLSIGWMVLKNRSPRSTEGREPEFAKISR comes from the coding sequence ATGGCCTCACCGCAGGTCGACACGGAGTCCGTATCCGGCGAGGGGTACGAGCGCGGACTCAACAGCCGGCAAGTCCAGATGATCGCGATCGGCGGCGCCATCGGCGTCGGCCTCTTCCTGGGAGCCGGAGCGAACATCGCCAAGGCCGGACCCAGCCTGATCGTCATGTACGGCCTCGCCGGCGTGATCATCTTCTTCATCATGCGGGCGCTCGGCGAGCTTCTGCTCTACCGCCCGGTCTCGGGTTCCTTCGCCGAGTACTCGCGGGAGTTCCTCGGCCCGTTCTTCGGCTACTTCACCGGCTGGACGTACTGGCTGATGTGGATCGTCACCGGCATGGCCGAACTCACGGCCGCCGCGATCTACGTCAACTACTGGTTCCCGCAGATCCCGCAGTGGGTCACCGCCCTGGTCTTCCTGCTCGTCCTCTTCGGGGCCAACCTCATCTCGGTGAAGATGTTCGGCGAGATCGAGTTCTGGTTCTCGATGGTCAAGGTCACCGCCATCATCGGCATGATCGTGATCGGGCTCGGCGTGCTCACCTTCGGCTTCAGCGCCGCCGGGGACACCGCCGCGGTGTCCAACCTCTGGGCCTTCGACGGCTTCTTCCCCAAGGGCATCGGGTCGTCCCTGATGACCCTCCAGGGCGTCATGTTCGCCTACCTCGCCGTCGAAATCGTCGGCGTCACGGCCGGCGAGTCCAAGAACCCGGAGAAGACCCTCCCCAAGGCGATCAACACCCTGCCCTGGCGCATCGCCCTGTTCTACGTCGGCGCCCTCACCGTCATCCTGTGCGTGGTCAAGTGGACCGAGTTCGGGCCGGGCGTCAGCCCCTTCGTCGCGGCCTTCGCCCAGATCGGCATCCCGGCCGGCGCCGGCATCGTCAACTTCGTCGTGCTGACCGCCGCCCTGTCCTCCTGCAACTCCGGGATGTACTCCACGGGCCGCATGCTGCGCAGCCTCGCGGACAACGGCGAGGCCCCGCGGACCTTCAAGCGGCTGTCCTCCAGCAGGACCCCGGCGCTCGGCATCGCCACCTCGGTGGTCTTCATGGGCATCGGCGTCGTTCTGAACTACGTCGTCCCGGAGAAGGCGTTCGGCTACGTCACCTCCATCGCCACGGCGGCCGGCATCTGGACCTGGCTGATGATCCTGATCAGCCACATCCTCTACCGCCGCCAGGTGGTCGCGGGCAGGCTGCCCGCCTCCTCCTTCCCGGCGCCCGGCGGCTCGGTGTGCTCCTACATCGCCATCGTGTTCCTGCTCTTCGTCACCGCCCTCATCGCGATCGACGCGGAGGCCAGGATCTGTCTCTACGTGATGGCCGGCTGGGCCATCGTCCTGAGCATCGGCTGGATGGTCCTCAAGAACCGCAGCCCGCGCAGCACCGAGGGCCGCGAGCCGGAGTTCGCGAAAATCAGCCGCTAG
- a CDS encoding M67 family metallopeptidase, protein MLTLTQTLYDQIVAHARKDHPDEACGVVAGPVGSGRPERFIPMLNAARSPTFYEFDSKDLLKLYREMDDNDEEPVIVYHSHTATEAHPSRTDIDLAGEPGAHYVLVSTADLDGLGEFQFRSFRIVGGEVTEEEVEVVEAY, encoded by the coding sequence ATGCTGACCCTCACCCAGACCCTGTACGACCAGATCGTCGCCCACGCACGCAAGGACCACCCCGACGAGGCGTGCGGTGTGGTCGCGGGTCCCGTGGGCTCCGGCCGCCCCGAGCGCTTCATCCCCATGCTGAACGCGGCCCGCTCACCCACGTTCTACGAGTTCGACTCGAAGGACCTGCTCAAGCTGTACCGCGAGATGGACGACAACGACGAGGAACCGGTGATCGTCTACCACTCGCACACCGCGACCGAGGCCCACCCCTCCCGCACCGACATCGACCTGGCCGGCGAACCCGGAGCCCACTACGTCCTGGTCTCCACCGCCGACCTCGACGGCCTCGGCGAGTTCCAGTTCCGCTCGTTCCGCATCGTGGGCGGCGAAGTCACCGAGGAAGAGGTCGAGGTCGTCGAGGCGTACTGA
- a CDS encoding putative leader peptide — protein sequence MVLHDVSDKTPGKLLVARLHVDLCRLASAIC from the coding sequence ATGGTTCTCCATGACGTGAGCGACAAGACGCCGGGCAAGCTGCTCGTGGCGCGGCTGCACGTCGACCTGTGCAGACTCGCCAGTGCCATCTGTTGA